The Burkholderia ambifaria AMMD genome has a segment encoding these proteins:
- a CDS encoding S53 family peptidase has product MNQVADKKQKHIRIVKLAFAAAAAASFGMTAVHAAPAAGWTETRTKGFLPLVQQGESSSTTGEPAASTAAAAATATEMAPGESVDIVLGLNLRNEAQLDQYLRDLHTPGSPHYKQFLTPAQFAAQYAPTDQQVASVVEHLRKAGFVNVVVAPNRLLVSASGTAATIKSAFRTTLKRFTHNGRSVYANTDAAQVPNAIGGIVGAVLGLQNVELMHTGAGSKPQGNTSNLTIPAGASAVPHNPTEFSSLYGGDGTPTASQTTVGIISEGDLSQTVSDLNTFAANNGLGTISSSVVHTGPSGSSYTDTSGTVEWNLDSQSIVGTAGGSVKQVLFYVAPSMTLTAITAAYNKAVSDNVAKVINVSLGVCESSAYSTGSQATDDTIFKQAVAQGQTFSVSAGDHGAYECASGKPSRSTYTVSEPATSPYVIAVGGTTLFTNTSTNAYNSEIVWNDPSWQSGTVWSTGGGYSKYEAAPSWQSSSVTGSTKRALPDVGFDADLRTGAILVVNGQTSDTLWGSGYLNNEGGTSLAAPIFTGIWARLQSANNNALGFPASSIYKYFPSNAAVLHDVTSGNNGSGTYGYNAKAGWDATTGFGSVNISKLNTFIQSTSDFAR; this is encoded by the coding sequence ATGAATCAGGTTGCAGACAAGAAACAAAAGCACATCCGCATCGTCAAGCTCGCGTTCGCCGCCGCGGCAGCCGCTTCGTTCGGCATGACGGCCGTCCATGCCGCACCGGCCGCCGGCTGGACGGAAACGCGCACCAAGGGATTCCTGCCGCTCGTCCAGCAGGGTGAAAGCAGCAGTACCACCGGTGAACCGGCGGCCAGCACCGCCGCCGCTGCGGCAACTGCCACCGAGATGGCGCCCGGCGAATCGGTGGACATCGTGCTCGGGCTGAACCTGCGCAACGAAGCACAACTCGATCAATACCTGCGCGACCTGCATACGCCCGGCTCGCCGCACTACAAGCAGTTCCTCACGCCGGCGCAGTTCGCCGCGCAGTACGCGCCGACCGACCAGCAAGTCGCCTCCGTCGTCGAGCACCTGCGCAAGGCCGGCTTCGTCAACGTCGTGGTCGCGCCGAACCGCCTGCTCGTGTCCGCATCCGGCACCGCGGCAACGATCAAGTCGGCGTTCCGCACGACGCTCAAGCGCTTCACGCACAACGGCCGCAGCGTCTACGCGAACACCGACGCGGCGCAGGTGCCGAACGCGATCGGCGGCATCGTCGGCGCCGTGCTTGGCCTCCAGAACGTCGAGCTCATGCATACCGGCGCGGGCAGCAAGCCGCAAGGCAACACCAGCAACCTGACGATTCCCGCCGGCGCATCCGCGGTGCCTCACAACCCGACCGAATTCTCGTCGCTTTATGGCGGCGACGGTACGCCGACGGCCTCGCAGACCACGGTCGGCATCATCTCCGAAGGCGACCTGTCGCAGACGGTCAGCGACCTCAACACGTTCGCCGCGAACAACGGCCTCGGCACGATCAGTAGCAGCGTCGTTCACACAGGGCCCTCAGGCAGTTCGTACACCGATACATCCGGCACCGTCGAATGGAACCTCGACAGCCAGTCGATCGTCGGCACTGCCGGCGGCAGCGTGAAACAGGTCTTGTTCTACGTGGCGCCGTCGATGACGCTCACGGCGATCACCGCCGCGTACAACAAGGCGGTGAGCGACAACGTCGCGAAGGTCATCAACGTGTCGCTCGGCGTGTGCGAATCGTCCGCGTACAGCACCGGCTCCCAGGCGACCGACGACACCATCTTCAAGCAGGCCGTCGCGCAGGGGCAGACCTTTTCGGTGTCGGCCGGCGACCACGGCGCATACGAATGCGCGAGCGGCAAGCCATCGCGCTCGACCTACACGGTGAGCGAACCCGCGACGTCGCCTTACGTGATCGCAGTGGGCGGCACGACGCTGTTCACCAATACGTCGACCAACGCGTACAACAGCGAAATCGTGTGGAACGATCCGAGCTGGCAGTCAGGCACCGTGTGGTCGACGGGCGGCGGCTACAGCAAGTATGAAGCCGCGCCGTCGTGGCAATCGTCGAGCGTCACCGGGTCGACCAAGCGCGCGCTGCCGGACGTCGGCTTCGACGCCGACCTGCGCACCGGCGCGATCCTGGTGGTGAACGGCCAGACGTCCGACACGCTGTGGGGCTCGGGCTACCTGAACAACGAAGGCGGCACGAGCCTCGCCGCGCCGATCTTCACCGGCATCTGGGCGCGGCTGCAATCGGCAAACAACAACGCGCTCGGCTTCCCGGCGTCGAGCATCTACAAGTACTTTCCGAGCAACGCGGCCGTGCTCCACGACGTGACGTCCGGCAACAACGGCAGCGGGACGTACGGCTACAACGCAAAGGCCGGCTGGGACGCGACGACGGGCTTCGGCAGCGTGAACATCTCGAAGCTGAACACGTTCATCCAGAGCACGTCGGATTTCGCGCGCTGA
- a CDS encoding sulfatase → MKAILVMYDSLNRHMLPPYGNEWVKAPNFQRLAERSATFDNCYIGSMACIPARRELHTGRYNFLHRSWGPLEPFDDSMPNMLRREGIHTHLASDHPHYWEDGGATYHTRYSSWEFFRGQEGDPWKGQIRQPPIPARLKGALNEKAARQDFVNRQYYPTEDLHPQTLTFDAGEAFIRENHDADSWLLQIETFDPHEPFTSYPKYRDLYPRTNTDAHFDWPPYGPVSGNETDDDIRHARSEYAALVSMCDHSLGRILDLMDELNLWQDTMLIVCTDHGYMLGEHGWWAKTAQPWFDELAHTPLFIWDPRSRRAGVRRQSLVQMIDIAPTLLDFFGVQATPRMQGVALAKTVDEDLPVREAALFGMHGEHVNVTDGRYVYMRSGPDPDRNVPVYEYTLMPTHMREMFSVDELQDIELAPPFPFSQGVSMMKIASRPIGYSYRAGTLLFDLQTDPGQAQPLYDAAVEQRMATLARDLMRASDAPAEQYERLGLPAAGPIDHDQLLARAHADRSEALRLHLATRAQAMRAEVEGRRVRAEASPDH, encoded by the coding sequence ATGAAAGCAATTCTTGTGATGTACGACAGCCTCAATCGGCACATGCTCCCGCCTTATGGCAACGAGTGGGTCAAGGCGCCGAATTTCCAGCGGCTTGCCGAGCGGAGTGCGACGTTCGACAACTGCTATATCGGCAGCATGGCGTGCATCCCCGCCCGCAGGGAATTGCATACGGGGCGCTACAACTTCCTGCATCGAAGCTGGGGGCCGCTCGAGCCGTTCGACGATTCGATGCCGAACATGCTTCGACGCGAGGGCATCCACACGCATCTGGCCAGCGATCATCCGCACTATTGGGAAGATGGCGGTGCGACTTATCACACGCGGTACAGCAGTTGGGAGTTCTTTCGCGGGCAGGAGGGCGACCCGTGGAAGGGGCAAATCCGGCAGCCGCCGATTCCGGCACGGCTCAAGGGGGCGCTGAACGAGAAGGCCGCGCGACAAGACTTCGTCAACCGCCAGTACTATCCGACCGAAGATCTCCATCCGCAAACGCTGACGTTCGACGCAGGCGAGGCGTTCATCCGGGAAAATCACGATGCGGATTCGTGGTTGCTTCAGATCGAGACTTTCGATCCACATGAACCATTCACCAGTTATCCGAAGTATCGCGATCTCTATCCTCGAACGAATACGGACGCGCATTTCGACTGGCCACCATACGGTCCGGTATCCGGCAACGAAACCGACGACGACATTCGGCACGCGCGATCCGAATATGCCGCGCTTGTATCCATGTGCGATCACTCGTTGGGGCGGATTCTCGACCTGATGGATGAACTGAATCTGTGGCAGGACACGATGCTCATCGTATGCACGGATCATGGCTATATGCTCGGAGAACACGGTTGGTGGGCCAAGACGGCGCAACCCTGGTTCGACGAGCTCGCGCATACGCCGCTTTTCATCTGGGACCCGCGTTCCCGCCGTGCGGGCGTTCGGCGCCAGTCGCTCGTGCAGATGATCGACATCGCGCCGACGCTGCTCGATTTCTTCGGCGTGCAAGCGACGCCGCGCATGCAGGGCGTGGCGCTCGCGAAAACCGTCGACGAGGATCTGCCGGTTCGGGAGGCGGCGCTGTTCGGCATGCATGGCGAACACGTCAACGTGACGGACGGGCGTTACGTATATATGCGGTCAGGGCCCGACCCGGACCGCAACGTGCCGGTGTATGAATACACGTTGATGCCCACGCACATGCGCGAGATGTTCAGCGTCGACGAACTGCAGGATATCGAGTTGGCACCGCCGTTTCCGTTTTCACAGGGCGTGAGCATGATGAAGATCGCGAGCCGGCCCATTGGATATTCGTATCGTGCCGGAACGCTGCTGTTCGACTTGCAGACGGATCCCGGACAGGCGCAACCGTTGTACGACGCCGCCGTGGAGCAGCGCATGGCGACACTCGCCCGGGATCTGATGCGTGCCAGCGACGCACCGGCCGAGCAGTATGAACGTTTGGGTTTGCCGGCCGCGGGCCCGATCGACCACGATCAACTGCTTGCCCGTGCCCACGCGGATCGATCGGAGGCGCTACGTCTGCATCTGGCCACGCGTGCGCAAGCGATGCGCGCTGAAGTGGAGGGCCGGCGCGTTCGCGCCGAAGCATCGCCGGACCATTGA
- a CDS encoding CerR family C-terminal domain-containing protein: MNEAKKLRRTSTGGYARGDETRRRIIDAAIELFGEHGFAGASTRDIAAKAGVNAPALQYYFENKEGVYRACVEAIAEIGWSVLGPAVEHARAALDAEADVDALIDAFIVILRTLADRIFTVPKTLGQRMFFAREQVGQEPAGATDILMKRVRKPLNDVSAELVGRISGRPADDPVTRLRTMSLFGQLTVFHLVQRSALQLLDWDGFDGEGGALLMGTIADQTRVLLEHWHAQRGAIVDEAPVALRRGAGVKRAAKPAASTAAAKRVPRAKKPAAR; this comes from the coding sequence ATGAACGAAGCGAAGAAGCTGCGCCGTACGTCGACGGGCGGCTACGCGCGCGGCGACGAGACGCGTCGGCGAATCATCGATGCGGCGATCGAGCTGTTCGGCGAACACGGATTCGCGGGCGCGTCGACGCGCGACATCGCAGCGAAGGCCGGCGTGAACGCGCCGGCGCTCCAGTACTACTTCGAGAACAAGGAAGGCGTGTACCGCGCGTGCGTCGAGGCGATTGCCGAGATCGGCTGGAGCGTGCTCGGGCCGGCGGTCGAGCATGCGCGTGCGGCGCTCGACGCGGAGGCGGACGTCGACGCGCTGATCGACGCGTTCATCGTCATCCTGCGCACGCTGGCCGACCGGATCTTCACGGTGCCGAAGACGCTGGGGCAACGGATGTTCTTCGCGCGCGAGCAGGTCGGGCAGGAGCCGGCAGGCGCGACCGACATTCTGATGAAGCGCGTGCGCAAACCGTTGAACGACGTGAGCGCCGAACTGGTCGGCCGGATCTCCGGGCGGCCGGCCGACGACCCCGTCACGCGGTTGCGCACGATGAGCCTGTTCGGGCAGTTGACGGTGTTCCACCTCGTGCAGCGCTCGGCACTGCAGTTGCTCGACTGGGACGGGTTCGACGGTGAAGGCGGTGCGCTGCTGATGGGGACGATCGCCGATCAGACGCGCGTGCTGCTCGAACACTGGCATGCGCAGCGCGGTGCCATTGTCGACGAAGCGCCGGTCGCCTTACGGCGCGGTGCGGGCGTGAAACGCGCGGCGAAGCCTGCTGCATCGACCGCCGCCGCGAAGCGCGTGCCGCGCGCGAAGAAGCCGGCGGCACGCTGA
- a CDS encoding porin, with the protein MEETVRKEAVAVIAMVMSGYTYAQSSVTLFGTVGGGVRWTDGVQGGHQIGFDSNSISGNSFGIRGVEDLGAGWRAIFMLQSGFITGTGGTKASSTFFSQRAYVGLEGGFGRLMLGRQLNAAEDIGVQLDPIEANGPSLATVPGIVWGGNFFTLDARFNNTIKYVGRSGGFTLRASYSPGGVAGNTRAGTNFAVGTSYQFRTLLLAAAYQKTYNASASQHAETAMGGATWQLGPTRMYLSYSALKVSAATAAGAERRDHVPSIGLVYRVTPTLQFTGATYYDIATNLKNVAGADGRKMTTYAMVEYFLSKRSELYVEFDRNGFSGAYKKDPTNVSALNLRPDGRAVTGVSIGMITQF; encoded by the coding sequence ATGGAGGAGACAGTGCGGAAAGAAGCTGTAGCGGTGATCGCCATGGTGATGTCGGGGTATACGTATGCGCAATCGAGCGTGACGCTGTTCGGAACGGTCGGGGGCGGCGTGCGTTGGACCGACGGGGTACAAGGCGGGCACCAGATCGGGTTCGACAGCAATTCCATTTCGGGCAACTCGTTCGGCATCCGCGGGGTGGAAGACCTGGGCGCGGGGTGGCGTGCGATCTTCATGTTGCAGAGTGGCTTCATCACTGGCACGGGCGGCACGAAAGCGTCGAGTACGTTTTTTTCTCAGCGCGCGTATGTCGGGCTGGAAGGTGGATTCGGCCGGCTCATGCTGGGGCGTCAGCTCAACGCAGCGGAAGACATTGGGGTTCAGCTCGACCCGATTGAGGCCAACGGACCTTCGCTGGCCACCGTGCCGGGCATTGTGTGGGGCGGCAACTTTTTCACGCTGGACGCGCGCTTCAACAATACGATCAAGTACGTCGGGCGCAGCGGCGGCTTCACGTTGCGGGCGAGCTATTCGCCGGGTGGCGTGGCCGGCAATACGCGGGCCGGGACCAACTTCGCGGTCGGCACCAGCTATCAGTTTCGGACGCTGCTGCTGGCCGCCGCGTATCAGAAGACCTACAACGCCAGCGCCTCGCAACATGCGGAGACGGCGATGGGCGGGGCAACGTGGCAGCTCGGGCCGACCCGGATGTATTTGAGTTACAGCGCACTGAAGGTTTCCGCGGCGACCGCGGCCGGCGCGGAACGGCGCGATCATGTTCCGTCGATCGGGCTCGTCTATCGGGTAACGCCCACGCTGCAGTTCACTGGGGCGACCTATTACGACATCGCCACCAACCTGAAAAATGTCGCGGGCGCCGACGGCCGAAAAATGACGACGTATGCGATGGTCGAATATTTTCTGTCGAAGCGCTCAGAACTCTATGTTGAATTCGACCGAAACGGGTTTTCCGGTGCTTACAAGAAAGATCCCACGAACGTGTCGGCATTGAATCTTCGTCCGGACGGGCGCGCGGTGACCGGTGTTTCGATCGGGATGATCACGCAATTCTAG
- a CDS encoding HlyD family secretion protein, with product MSTSHPPSLKENRQGTASPRNVGSRRRRILTAVAVVAAIGGAVALGRWWTVGRFIESTDDAYLQADNMTAAPKVAGYVTDVYVRDNQVVKAGDPLVRLDVRQYQVALAQSTATVDARRADIARAEADISQQRANLEQAEAQAKVSQINARHSSDEYARYAPLAATGAETHERVADLKSTRDQAAATLAANTASIAAARTQIASFTAQLQQARAQLEAAQASAAQARLDLDNTIVRSTLDGRVGDRTVRVGQYVQPGTRLLTVVPVNAIYLVANFKETQIGRMRIGQPVELHVDALPDDTLSGTVDSFAPGTGAQFALLPPENATGNFTKIVQRVPVRIRLAANARAPRMLVPGLSVTVDVDTRPDGNEKRHG from the coding sequence ATGTCGACGTCGCACCCCCCGTCACTGAAAGAAAATCGTCAGGGAACCGCATCGCCACGCAACGTCGGTTCGAGGCGGCGGCGCATCCTGACCGCCGTCGCCGTGGTCGCGGCCATCGGCGGCGCCGTGGCGCTGGGCCGCTGGTGGACGGTCGGCCGCTTCATCGAAAGCACCGACGACGCCTATCTGCAGGCCGACAACATGACGGCCGCGCCGAAGGTCGCCGGTTACGTGACCGACGTCTACGTGCGCGACAACCAGGTGGTCAAGGCCGGCGACCCGCTCGTGCGGCTCGACGTCCGCCAGTACCAGGTGGCGCTCGCGCAGTCGACCGCGACCGTCGACGCGCGCCGCGCCGACATCGCGCGCGCGGAAGCCGACATCAGCCAGCAGCGCGCGAACCTCGAGCAGGCCGAAGCGCAGGCGAAGGTATCGCAGATCAACGCACGGCACTCGAGCGACGAATACGCACGCTACGCGCCGCTCGCGGCGACCGGCGCCGAGACGCACGAGCGCGTGGCCGACCTGAAGAGCACGCGCGACCAGGCCGCCGCGACGCTCGCCGCGAACACTGCGTCGATCGCCGCCGCCCGCACGCAGATCGCGTCGTTTACCGCGCAGCTGCAGCAGGCGCGCGCGCAGCTCGAAGCCGCGCAGGCCAGCGCCGCGCAGGCACGGCTCGACCTCGACAACACGATCGTGCGCAGCACGCTCGACGGCCGCGTCGGCGACCGCACGGTGCGCGTCGGCCAGTACGTGCAGCCCGGCACGCGCCTGCTGACCGTCGTGCCGGTGAACGCGATCTACCTCGTCGCGAACTTCAAGGAAACGCAGATCGGCCGGATGCGTATCGGCCAGCCCGTCGAGCTGCACGTCGACGCGCTGCCGGACGACACGCTCAGCGGCACCGTCGACAGCTTCGCACCGGGCACCGGCGCGCAATTCGCGCTGCTGCCGCCCGAAAACGCGACCGGCAACTTCACGAAGATCGTGCAGCGCGTGCCGGTGCGCATCCGCCTCGCCGCGAACGCGCGCGCGCCACGCATGCTGGTGCCGGGGCTGTCCGTGACCGTCGACGTCGACACCCGCCCGGACGGCAACGAGAAACGCCATGGCTGA
- a CDS encoding BON domain-containing protein, which produces MHVRVMVCRAAVATALTVLAASAAAQERQAEPALSSMPAAAPTKAQKAADRQLRKRVARALGRAKRLDASRLLIFVRGDVVTLSGDVADSEQSALAIATAQRVPGVGEVRNQLRIRTRN; this is translated from the coding sequence ATGCATGTTCGAGTGATGGTGTGCCGGGCAGCTGTGGCAACGGCACTGACGGTGCTGGCCGCGAGCGCGGCGGCGCAGGAGCGGCAGGCGGAACCAGCGCTTTCTTCAATGCCCGCGGCGGCGCCCACCAAGGCGCAAAAGGCGGCGGATCGCCAGTTGAGGAAGCGCGTTGCGCGTGCGCTCGGGCGAGCGAAGCGACTCGATGCGAGTCGCTTGCTGATCTTCGTGCGCGGCGATGTCGTGACGCTTTCCGGCGATGTAGCGGATTCGGAACAGAGCGCGTTGGCTATCGCTACCGCGCAGCGCGTGCCGGGCGTCGGCGAGGTGCGCAACCAGCTTCGTATCCGTACACGAAACTGA
- a CDS encoding DHA2 family efflux MFS transporter permease subunit — protein sequence MADTAATPPAPPHEGRASVTDWIAVAAGALGALMATLDISITNSALPQIQGEIGATGTEGTWISTGYLMSEIVMIPLAAWLTRVFGLRNFLLTNAALFIAFSMMCGWSNSLAMMIAGRIGQGFTGGALIPTAQTIIRTRLPLSQLPVGMTLFGLIVLLGPLFGPVLGGWLAENVSWSWCFFLNLPVCLLLMALLVFGLPSDRPQWNTFFNADWLGIAGLAIGLSSLTVVLEEGQRERWFESQMIVTLSCVSLAGMILIALSQRFAQRPIMRLSLMRNPRYASVIVIVSAVGAGLYGVSYLLPQFLAIVAGYNAEQAGAIMLLSGLPAFLVMPILPRLLGKVDFRVLVISGLLLFCLSCMLDIGLTAQSVGHDFVWSQLIRGVAQMLAMMPLNQASMAAVAREDSGDAAGLYNMARNLGGSIGLAIIGTVIDRRTTFHAAALRESVSANSLIGQERLSAYAANWFANTGDLAYSHLRALGQLAQQIQIQAIVMTYSETFYLLGLALLACVPLALLLKTPRGPQPMSSGH from the coding sequence ATGGCTGATACCGCCGCCACCCCGCCCGCGCCGCCGCACGAAGGCCGCGCGAGCGTCACCGACTGGATCGCGGTCGCCGCCGGCGCGCTGGGCGCGCTGATGGCGACGCTCGACATCTCGATCACGAACTCCGCGCTGCCGCAGATCCAGGGCGAAATCGGCGCGACCGGCACCGAGGGCACGTGGATCTCGACCGGCTACCTGATGTCGGAAATCGTGATGATCCCGCTCGCCGCATGGCTCACGCGCGTGTTCGGGCTGCGCAACTTCCTGCTGACGAATGCCGCGCTGTTCATCGCGTTCTCGATGATGTGCGGCTGGTCGAATTCGCTCGCGATGATGATCGCCGGACGCATCGGCCAGGGCTTCACGGGCGGTGCGCTGATCCCCACCGCGCAAACCATCATCCGCACGCGGCTGCCGCTGTCGCAGCTGCCGGTCGGGATGACGCTGTTCGGGCTGATCGTGCTGCTCGGCCCGCTGTTCGGCCCCGTGCTCGGCGGCTGGCTGGCGGAGAACGTCAGCTGGAGCTGGTGCTTCTTCCTGAACCTGCCGGTGTGCCTGCTGCTGATGGCGCTGCTGGTGTTCGGGCTGCCTTCCGACCGTCCGCAATGGAACACGTTCTTCAACGCCGACTGGCTCGGGATCGCGGGCCTCGCGATCGGGCTGAGCTCGCTGACCGTCGTGCTCGAGGAAGGCCAGCGCGAACGCTGGTTCGAGTCGCAGATGATCGTCACGCTCAGCTGCGTGTCGCTTGCCGGCATGATCCTGATCGCGTTGTCGCAGCGGTTCGCGCAGCGGCCGATCATGCGCCTGTCGCTGATGCGCAATCCGCGCTATGCGAGCGTGATCGTGATCGTGTCCGCCGTGGGCGCCGGGCTGTACGGCGTGTCGTACCTGCTGCCGCAGTTCCTCGCGATCGTCGCGGGCTACAACGCCGAGCAGGCGGGCGCGATCATGCTGCTGTCGGGCCTGCCCGCGTTTCTCGTGATGCCGATCCTGCCGCGCCTGCTCGGCAAGGTCGACTTCCGCGTTCTCGTGATCTCGGGGCTGCTGCTGTTCTGCCTGAGCTGCATGCTCGACATCGGCCTGACCGCGCAGAGCGTCGGCCATGATTTCGTGTGGTCGCAGCTGATTCGCGGCGTCGCGCAGATGCTCGCGATGATGCCGCTGAACCAGGCGTCGATGGCCGCCGTCGCGCGCGAGGACTCGGGCGACGCAGCCGGGCTCTACAACATGGCGCGCAACCTCGGCGGCTCGATCGGGCTCGCGATCATCGGCACCGTGATCGACCGGCGCACGACCTTCCATGCGGCCGCGCTGCGCGAATCGGTCAGCGCCAATTCGCTGATCGGGCAGGAACGGTTGTCGGCGTACGCGGCGAACTGGTTCGCGAACACCGGCGACCTCGCGTATTCGCATCTGCGCGCGCTCGGTCAGCTCGCGCAGCAGATCCAGATCCAGGCCATCGTGATGACCTATTCCGAAACCTTCTACCTGCTGGGTCTCGCGCTGCTCGCGTGCGTGCCGCTCGCGCTGCTGCTGAAGACGCCGCGCGGTCCGCAGCCGATGTCGTCCGGCCATTGA
- a CDS encoding efflux transporter outer membrane subunit: MKPFSLPRRPALTLCAAACLLAGCTVGPDYRGAPAAPDAPTFVRAPATGVDSTAPAPSAWWHALGDRQLDDLIAAALAHNPDLQAAQARLRASRAQLSQQRAAQLPKSSATVAAIRAREPDVSALGSMLPSGNSNQSGGSSPSLGGSGPLQLYSAGFDATWEIDLFGGTRRAVEAASAQAEAVDADLADTQVSIAAEVATAYVDLRDQQQRLALSQRTAELQQQMLELTQQRRARGVAADVDIERLTTQVENTRASLIPLDAQVTESLDRLAILTGRAPGALDAALSASGTPLPTLPGSVPVGDPAALLKQRPDIRAAERRLASSNAQVGEHIADYFPKVTLLGDLGFSATDPGHLFRKQNFTWIGAPYLQWNILDFGRTRGAIRAAEASRDEAEANYQKAVLGALQDANTALQRYGHQREHVIALAKVQTSATHSATLMDQRYRAGVASTIDLLDTQREALAAQQNVIAGKAELVKDYVSLQKSLGLGWQTNAG; this comes from the coding sequence ATGAAGCCCTTCTCCCTGCCCCGCCGCCCTGCGCTCACGCTGTGCGCAGCCGCTTGCCTGCTCGCCGGCTGTACCGTCGGCCCCGACTACCGCGGCGCACCCGCGGCCCCCGACGCGCCGACCTTCGTGCGTGCGCCCGCCACCGGCGTCGACTCCACCGCCCCCGCGCCGAGTGCGTGGTGGCATGCGCTCGGCGATCGCCAGCTCGACGACCTGATCGCCGCCGCGCTCGCGCACAACCCCGATCTGCAAGCCGCGCAGGCCCGGTTGCGCGCGTCGCGCGCGCAGCTGTCGCAACAGCGCGCCGCGCAGCTGCCGAAATCGTCGGCCACAGTCGCCGCGATCCGCGCGCGCGAACCGGACGTCAGCGCGCTCGGCTCGATGCTGCCGTCCGGCAACTCGAACCAGTCGGGCGGTTCATCGCCGTCGCTGGGCGGCTCAGGCCCGCTGCAGCTCTATTCGGCCGGCTTCGACGCGACCTGGGAAATCGACCTGTTCGGCGGCACGCGTCGCGCGGTCGAAGCCGCGTCCGCGCAGGCGGAAGCCGTCGACGCCGACCTCGCCGACACGCAGGTGTCGATCGCGGCCGAAGTGGCGACCGCGTACGTCGACCTGCGCGACCAGCAGCAACGGCTCGCGCTGTCGCAGCGCACGGCCGAACTGCAACAGCAGATGCTCGAACTCACGCAGCAGCGCCGCGCGCGCGGCGTCGCGGCCGATGTGGACATCGAACGCCTGACGACGCAGGTCGAAAACACGCGCGCGTCGTTGATCCCGCTCGATGCGCAGGTGACGGAGTCGCTCGACCGGCTCGCGATCCTGACCGGACGCGCGCCCGGTGCGCTCGATGCCGCGCTGTCGGCATCGGGCACGCCATTGCCGACGCTACCCGGCAGCGTGCCGGTCGGCGATCCGGCCGCGCTGCTCAAGCAGCGCCCCGACATCCGCGCGGCCGAGCGTCGGCTCGCGTCGAGCAATGCGCAGGTCGGCGAGCACATCGCCGACTATTTCCCGAAGGTGACGCTGCTCGGCGATCTCGGCTTCAGCGCGACGGACCCCGGCCATTTGTTCCGCAAGCAGAACTTCACGTGGATCGGCGCACCGTACCTGCAATGGAACATTCTCGACTTCGGCCGCACGCGCGGCGCGATACGGGCGGCCGAAGCGTCGCGCGACGAAGCGGAGGCGAATTACCAGAAAGCGGTGCTCGGCGCATTGCAGGACGCGAACACGGCGCTGCAGCGCTACGGACACCAGCGCGAACATGTGATCGCGCTCGCCAAGGTGCAGACGTCGGCCACGCATTCGGCCACGTTGATGGACCAGCGCTATCGCGCGGGCGTCGCATCGACGATCGATCTGCTCGATACGCAGCGCGAGGCGCTCGCCGCGCAGCAGAACGTGATCGCTGGAAAGGCCGAACTCGTCAAGGATTACGTGTCGCTGCAGAAGAGCCTCGGGCTCGGGTGGCAGACGAACGCGGGGTGA